TTTAGGTCCGGGTTGCGGCCGGACCGTCGCTACTTCATGGGCGTACTCATCGCGTGCTCATCGAGTGCTCATCGCAATCTCGACCTACTTCCAACTCGCGGGGGTACCAGAGCCGCACGGGGTTCCGCGCGACACGTTTTACGGTGTTTCCTGCTCGACGTACCGGCGCAACGCCACCACGTCGAGCGCTCCCTGGACACGCAGTGCCCGTGGAAATGCCCGGCGGCGGACCGCCAGGTCGAGGCAGACCAGGGCGGGATGCACGTACGCACCCCGGCCGGGCAGCGTACCGCGATGATCGGGGACGCATTCACCCTCGACCGCCACGATGCGCAGCAGATCCTTCTTGGCCGCTC
The DNA window shown above is from Streptomyces sp. NBC_01451 and carries:
- a CDS encoding YlxR family protein, with the protein product MSGRTRARVCPERTCVGCRERAAKKDLLRIVAVEGECVPDHRGTLPGRGAYVHPALVCLDLAVRRRAFPRALRVQGALDVVALRRYVEQETP